Within Bacillus sp. E(2018), the genomic segment GCGCCACCATGTGTACGTTTAAGCAGCCCATTATCTTCGAGGGATGATAAGTCTCGGCGAATAGAATCGATTGAAACTTGGAGGGCATCTGATAATTCTTTTGCAAGCACTCGTCCTTCGTTCTTAAGTACTTCTAAAATCTTTTCTCTTCTTTCTTCAGAAAACATAATTATTTCCTCCATTACCTATTATTTCCACGTGGTACTCTAATCATATGCTGTTTCATGCTTGTTTGCCAAACTTTTTTTGCATGTTTTTTCCTGATTTAAAATAGAACAAGCTAAAACAAGCACTTGTAGTAGCTTGTTTTAGCTCGAATGGGTAGATATAGTGGTTTTATTTAATGGAAGTTTTCCAGTTTGTACTTCTGACAAATACAAATCCCTTTCATTTGTATTTGTCTGGGGTCAGACCCCTAGTCCTCTACCTTGATCAGGAAGAGGCGCTCGTGAAACCGGCCCTGTTTTCTAGCCTTCTCCTGCCTGATCTCATCCAGTTCTCTGAGCGTAAGTTCATGCACTTTCGTTAACGCGATTAAGATCTCAAAGAGCTCTGCCAGCTCTTCCGCTGCATCTATCTCACTTTTGGCTTCACGATACTCTTTTACACCTTCTATAAGCTTTTTCTTAAGTTCACTTTCGAACTCCTGATTTCCAAGAATTCGAAAAGTTCCCTTCTTCCCCGCCTGTTCGAGCAGTTCTGGTATTTTGTCTCTCACTAATTTATTGTAATACGCCATTAGCTCTTTTCCCTTCCAACAATTTCACAGCACCTCAAAAAAACTTTCCTATATAAACCATATGCATCAAGTTAGTTTTTTAGCAGAAACAACTGCCAAAAAAA encodes:
- a CDS encoding nucleoside triphosphate pyrophosphohydrolase yields the protein MAYYNKLVRDKIPELLEQAGKKGTFRILGNQEFESELKKKLIEGVKEYREAKSEIDAAEELAELFEILIALTKVHELTLRELDEIRQEKARKQGRFHERLFLIKVED